A section of the Solanum stenotomum isolate F172 unplaced genomic scaffold, ASM1918654v1 scaffold30237, whole genome shotgun sequence genome encodes:
- the LOC125851821 gene encoding putative late blight resistance protein homolog R1A-10 isoform X3 encodes MGTKKSSRGKIKACRIHDLLHDFCKERAKDDMRLLWQKWDQNANPSSRLSGHKQLAHRMCIYGEGYRAGDWSSCLSHVVSIILHNNRLSVGLDSHIFHSVKFLKVLDMEFTRINSFSFDLVYLRYFAAETSRFSNKAGCRELETLKFKSLSEMSLPITLWEMDKLRHVDISDCSFTSEIAKELIENSKDLHDLQTLSTPCFSCAQEAELILRKTPNLLELRCKVKGVDNFQSYVLNFPARIETLKIQLSYTRDTKTIPFCISAPNLTNLTLKNFYLHCQHLSEIGSLQNLQVLSLKGISFETCKWEVRDDEFPHLRVLKLHAGKAHFEEWSVADDAFPNLEHLVLRDCEFLKEIPSWFGEISSLKSIVVRNCNENVENSARDIKETQVQDYDNYKFDVFITRENNKSDSGTYYL; translated from the exons ATGGGAACGAAGAAGAGTTCTCGTGGTAAGATCAAAGCATGTCGCATTCATGACCTATTGCATGATTTCTGCAAGGAGAGAGCAAAGGACGATATGCGTCTCCTATGGCAAAAATG GGATCAAAATGCCAATCCGTCTTCTCGCCTTTCTGGTCACAAGCAACTAGCTCATCGCATGTGCATTTATGGTGAAGGGTATCGTGCTGGAGATTGGAGCTCGTGCTTGTCACATGTTGTCTCTATAATTTTGCATAACAATCGTCTTTCAGTTGGCCTCGACTCTCACATTTTCCACAGCGTAAAGTTTCTAAAAGTGTTAGATATGGAGTTCACTAGAATTAACTCTTTCTCATTTGATCTAGTCTACCTCAGATATTTTGCTGCAGAAACGTCCCGCTTTTCAAACAAAGCCGGTTGTCGGGAACTTGAAACTCTGAAATTCAAATCTCTCAGTGAAATGTCACTACCCATTACACTCTGGGAGATGGATAAATTGAGACATGTGGATATTTCCGATTGCAGCTTCACCAGCGAAATTGCAAAAGAATTGATCGAGAACTCCAAAGACCTTCATGATCTGCAAACTCTATCCACTCCGTGTTTTTCTTGTGCTCAGGAAGCGGaattgattttgagaaaaacacCTAATCTTCTGGAACTGAGATGCAAAGTCAAGGGTGTTGATAACTTTCAGTCCTATGTATTGAACTTTCCAGCACGGATTGAAACGCTCAAGATTCAACTTAGCTACACACGTGACACTAAAACAATCCCCTTCTGCATCTCCGCGCCAAATCTCACAAACTTGACACTGAAGAACTTTTACCTACATTGTCAGCATTTATCAGAAATTGGTTCACTTCAGAACCTTCAAGTGCTCAGTCTGAAAGGTATTTCCTTTGAAACTTGTAAATGGGAAGTGCGTGATGACGAGTTCCCTCATCTCAGAGTCTTGAAATTACATGCTGGAAAAGCTCACTTTGAAGAATGGTCTGTCGCGGATGATGCCTTTCCTAACCTTGAACACTTGGTTTTGAGGGATTGCGAATTTCTTAAGGAGATCCCTTCTTGGTTTGGAGAAATCTCTTCTCTGAAGTCCATTGTGGTAAGGAATTGCAATGAAAATGTTGAGAATTCAGCCAGGGATATCAAGGAAACACAAGTTCAAGATTACGATAATTACAAGTTCGACGTCTTTATCACCAGAGAGAATAACAAGTCAGATTCAG GTACCTACTACCTCTAA
- the LOC125851821 gene encoding putative late blight resistance protein homolog R1A-10 isoform X1, whose product MGTKKSSRGKIKACRIHDLLHDFCKERAKDDMRLLWQKWDQNANPSSRLSGHKQLAHRMCIYGEGYRAGDWSSCLSHVVSIILHNNRLSVGLDSHIFHSVKFLKVLDMEFTRINSFSFDLVYLRYFAAETSRFSNKAGCRELETLKFKSLSEMSLPITLWEMDKLRHVDISDCSFTSEIAKELIENSKDLHDLQTLSTPCFSCAQEAELILRKTPNLLELRCKVKGVDNFQSYVLNFPARIETLKIQLSYTRDTKTIPFCISAPNLTNLTLKNFYLHCQHLSEIGSLQNLQVLSLKGISFETCKWEVRDDEFPHLRVLKLHAGKAHFEEWSVADDAFPNLEHLVLRDCEFLKEIPSWFGEISSLKSIVVRNCNENVENSARDIKETQVQDYDNYKFDVFITRENNKSDSGMQLIKFNYEHSKTL is encoded by the exons ATGGGAACGAAGAAGAGTTCTCGTGGTAAGATCAAAGCATGTCGCATTCATGACCTATTGCATGATTTCTGCAAGGAGAGAGCAAAGGACGATATGCGTCTCCTATGGCAAAAATG GGATCAAAATGCCAATCCGTCTTCTCGCCTTTCTGGTCACAAGCAACTAGCTCATCGCATGTGCATTTATGGTGAAGGGTATCGTGCTGGAGATTGGAGCTCGTGCTTGTCACATGTTGTCTCTATAATTTTGCATAACAATCGTCTTTCAGTTGGCCTCGACTCTCACATTTTCCACAGCGTAAAGTTTCTAAAAGTGTTAGATATGGAGTTCACTAGAATTAACTCTTTCTCATTTGATCTAGTCTACCTCAGATATTTTGCTGCAGAAACGTCCCGCTTTTCAAACAAAGCCGGTTGTCGGGAACTTGAAACTCTGAAATTCAAATCTCTCAGTGAAATGTCACTACCCATTACACTCTGGGAGATGGATAAATTGAGACATGTGGATATTTCCGATTGCAGCTTCACCAGCGAAATTGCAAAAGAATTGATCGAGAACTCCAAAGACCTTCATGATCTGCAAACTCTATCCACTCCGTGTTTTTCTTGTGCTCAGGAAGCGGaattgattttgagaaaaacacCTAATCTTCTGGAACTGAGATGCAAAGTCAAGGGTGTTGATAACTTTCAGTCCTATGTATTGAACTTTCCAGCACGGATTGAAACGCTCAAGATTCAACTTAGCTACACACGTGACACTAAAACAATCCCCTTCTGCATCTCCGCGCCAAATCTCACAAACTTGACACTGAAGAACTTTTACCTACATTGTCAGCATTTATCAGAAATTGGTTCACTTCAGAACCTTCAAGTGCTCAGTCTGAAAGGTATTTCCTTTGAAACTTGTAAATGGGAAGTGCGTGATGACGAGTTCCCTCATCTCAGAGTCTTGAAATTACATGCTGGAAAAGCTCACTTTGAAGAATGGTCTGTCGCGGATGATGCCTTTCCTAACCTTGAACACTTGGTTTTGAGGGATTGCGAATTTCTTAAGGAGATCCCTTCTTGGTTTGGAGAAATCTCTTCTCTGAAGTCCATTGTGGTAAGGAATTGCAATGAAAATGTTGAGAATTCAGCCAGGGATATCAAGGAAACACAAGTTCAAGATTACGATAATTACAAGTTCGACGTCTTTATCACCAGAGAGAATAACAAGTCAGATTCAGGTATGCAACTCATAAAATTTAACTATGAACATTCCAAAACTTTGTGA
- the LOC125851821 gene encoding putative late blight resistance protein homolog R1A-10 isoform X2, translated as MGTKKSSRGKIKACRIHDLLHDFCKERAKDDMRLLWQKWDQNANPSSRLSGHKQLAHRMCIYGEGYRAGDWSSCLSHVVSIILHNNRLSVGLDSHIFHSVKFLKVLDMEFTRINSFSFDLVYLRYFAAETSRFSNKAGCRELETLKFKSLSEMSLPITLWEMDKLRHVDISDCSFTSEIAKELIENSKDLHDLQTLSTPCFSCAQEAELILRKTPNLLELRCKVKGVDNFQSYVLNFPARIETLKIQLSYTRDTKTIPFCISAPNLTNLTLKNFYLHCQHLSEIGSLQNLQVLSLKGISFETCKWEVRDDEFPHLRVLKLHAGKAHFEEWSVADDAFPNLEHLVLRDCEFLKEIPSWFGEISSLKSIVVRNCNENVENSARDIKETQVQDYDNYKFDVFITRENNKSDSGTYYLQPHMY; from the exons ATGGGAACGAAGAAGAGTTCTCGTGGTAAGATCAAAGCATGTCGCATTCATGACCTATTGCATGATTTCTGCAAGGAGAGAGCAAAGGACGATATGCGTCTCCTATGGCAAAAATG GGATCAAAATGCCAATCCGTCTTCTCGCCTTTCTGGTCACAAGCAACTAGCTCATCGCATGTGCATTTATGGTGAAGGGTATCGTGCTGGAGATTGGAGCTCGTGCTTGTCACATGTTGTCTCTATAATTTTGCATAACAATCGTCTTTCAGTTGGCCTCGACTCTCACATTTTCCACAGCGTAAAGTTTCTAAAAGTGTTAGATATGGAGTTCACTAGAATTAACTCTTTCTCATTTGATCTAGTCTACCTCAGATATTTTGCTGCAGAAACGTCCCGCTTTTCAAACAAAGCCGGTTGTCGGGAACTTGAAACTCTGAAATTCAAATCTCTCAGTGAAATGTCACTACCCATTACACTCTGGGAGATGGATAAATTGAGACATGTGGATATTTCCGATTGCAGCTTCACCAGCGAAATTGCAAAAGAATTGATCGAGAACTCCAAAGACCTTCATGATCTGCAAACTCTATCCACTCCGTGTTTTTCTTGTGCTCAGGAAGCGGaattgattttgagaaaaacacCTAATCTTCTGGAACTGAGATGCAAAGTCAAGGGTGTTGATAACTTTCAGTCCTATGTATTGAACTTTCCAGCACGGATTGAAACGCTCAAGATTCAACTTAGCTACACACGTGACACTAAAACAATCCCCTTCTGCATCTCCGCGCCAAATCTCACAAACTTGACACTGAAGAACTTTTACCTACATTGTCAGCATTTATCAGAAATTGGTTCACTTCAGAACCTTCAAGTGCTCAGTCTGAAAGGTATTTCCTTTGAAACTTGTAAATGGGAAGTGCGTGATGACGAGTTCCCTCATCTCAGAGTCTTGAAATTACATGCTGGAAAAGCTCACTTTGAAGAATGGTCTGTCGCGGATGATGCCTTTCCTAACCTTGAACACTTGGTTTTGAGGGATTGCGAATTTCTTAAGGAGATCCCTTCTTGGTTTGGAGAAATCTCTTCTCTGAAGTCCATTGTGGTAAGGAATTGCAATGAAAATGTTGAGAATTCAGCCAGGGATATCAAGGAAACACAAGTTCAAGATTACGATAATTACAAGTTCGACGTCTTTATCACCAGAGAGAATAACAAGTCAGATTCAG GTACCTACTACCTCCAACCGCACATGTACTAG
- the LOC125851821 gene encoding putative late blight resistance protein homolog R1A-10 isoform X5: MGTKKSSRGKIKACRIHDLLHDFCKERAKDDMRLLWQKWDQNANPSSRLSGHKQLAHRMCIYGEGYRAGDWSSCLSHVVSIILHNNRLSVGLDSHIFHSVKFLKVLDMEFTRINSFSFDLVYLRYFAAETSRFSNKAGCRELETLKFKSLSEMSLPITLWEMDKLRHVDISDCSFTSEIAKELIENSKDLHDLQTLSTPCFSCAQEAELILRKTPNLLELRCKVKGVDNFQSYVLNFPARIETLKIQLSYTRDTKTIPFCISAPNLTNLTLKNFYLHCQHLSEIGSLQNLQVLSLKGISFETCKWEVRDDEFPHLRVLKLHAGKAHFEEWSVADDAFPNLEHLVLRDCEFLKEIPSWFGEISSLKSIVVRNCNENVENSARDIKETQVQDYDNYKFDVFITRENNKSDSDYED; the protein is encoded by the exons ATGGGAACGAAGAAGAGTTCTCGTGGTAAGATCAAAGCATGTCGCATTCATGACCTATTGCATGATTTCTGCAAGGAGAGAGCAAAGGACGATATGCGTCTCCTATGGCAAAAATG GGATCAAAATGCCAATCCGTCTTCTCGCCTTTCTGGTCACAAGCAACTAGCTCATCGCATGTGCATTTATGGTGAAGGGTATCGTGCTGGAGATTGGAGCTCGTGCTTGTCACATGTTGTCTCTATAATTTTGCATAACAATCGTCTTTCAGTTGGCCTCGACTCTCACATTTTCCACAGCGTAAAGTTTCTAAAAGTGTTAGATATGGAGTTCACTAGAATTAACTCTTTCTCATTTGATCTAGTCTACCTCAGATATTTTGCTGCAGAAACGTCCCGCTTTTCAAACAAAGCCGGTTGTCGGGAACTTGAAACTCTGAAATTCAAATCTCTCAGTGAAATGTCACTACCCATTACACTCTGGGAGATGGATAAATTGAGACATGTGGATATTTCCGATTGCAGCTTCACCAGCGAAATTGCAAAAGAATTGATCGAGAACTCCAAAGACCTTCATGATCTGCAAACTCTATCCACTCCGTGTTTTTCTTGTGCTCAGGAAGCGGaattgattttgagaaaaacacCTAATCTTCTGGAACTGAGATGCAAAGTCAAGGGTGTTGATAACTTTCAGTCCTATGTATTGAACTTTCCAGCACGGATTGAAACGCTCAAGATTCAACTTAGCTACACACGTGACACTAAAACAATCCCCTTCTGCATCTCCGCGCCAAATCTCACAAACTTGACACTGAAGAACTTTTACCTACATTGTCAGCATTTATCAGAAATTGGTTCACTTCAGAACCTTCAAGTGCTCAGTCTGAAAGGTATTTCCTTTGAAACTTGTAAATGGGAAGTGCGTGATGACGAGTTCCCTCATCTCAGAGTCTTGAAATTACATGCTGGAAAAGCTCACTTTGAAGAATGGTCTGTCGCGGATGATGCCTTTCCTAACCTTGAACACTTGGTTTTGAGGGATTGCGAATTTCTTAAGGAGATCCCTTCTTGGTTTGGAGAAATCTCTTCTCTGAAGTCCATTGTGGTAAGGAATTGCAATGAAAATGTTGAGAATTCAGCCAGGGATATCAAGGAAACACAAGTTCAAGATTACGATAATTACAAGTTCGACGTCTTTATCACCAGAGAGAATAACAAGTCAGATTCAG ATTATGAAGACTAG